CCGGCATAAAAGTATCGTAGAAGCTGGCATCAAAATTTGGCGCCCCGGCAATCACAAACTGGTATTCCGGGAAGCGTGCCGCAGTCTGAATCATATCGGGGAGGATCTTGGTGATCTCCTGCTTCCGGCTTCCCGGCAGCAGCGCTACCACAGGCCGCTCATCCAGCTGCTGCTTCTGCCTGAACTGATCATCCGGATGGAAATCAGCAATAGCATCCAGCAGCGGGTTTCCCACATAGTTCACCTCCATGCCCCACGAACGGTAAAAGTCGACCTCAAACGGAAGGATACAATACAGGTGATCAACCACCTTCTTGATCTTCAGCACCCTTTTCTGATTCCAGGCCCACACCTTCGGCGAGATATAGTAGAAAACTTTGATGCCATGCTGTTTCGCAAACTCAGCAATCCGGAGATTGAACCCGGGGAAGTCTATAAGTACCAAAGCATCCGGCTTAAACCGCAGCATATCCTCCTTAGCCTGACGCATGTTCTTCATGATCGTCCTCAGATTCAAAACCACTTCCACAAAGCCCATAAAAGCCATGTCGCTGTAGTGTTTTACCAGTTCTCCGCCCTGGGCAATCATCA
The window above is part of the Arcticibacter tournemirensis genome. Proteins encoded here:
- the lpxB gene encoding lipid-A-disaccharide synthase, translated to MKYYLIAGEASGDLHGANLMKAIKKADGDAQFRFLGGDLMIAQGGELVKHYSDMAFMGFVEVVLNLRTIMKNMRQAKEDMLRFKPDALVLIDFPGFNLRIAEFAKQHGIKVFYYISPKVWAWNQKRVLKIKKVVDHLYCILPFEVDFYRSWGMEVNYVGNPLLDAIADFHPDDQFRQKQQLDERPVVALLPGSRKQEITKILPDMIQTAARFPEYQFVIAGAPNFDASFYDTFMPGKKYPLVFNNTYNLLNIAEAAVVASGTATLETALFHVPEVVVYKGSAISIAIARMVIKIRFISLVNLIMDRGVVKELIQQDCNPDKISDELNLILKDSNYRNEMLENYRTLSVKMGEPGASSRTAEMIVRQLTMDS